A window of Cryptomeria japonica chromosome 3, Sugi_1.0, whole genome shotgun sequence contains these coding sequences:
- the LOC131065632 gene encoding formin-like protein 7 — translation MHQGIVVSSSAPIPLPPPPPPPPPPSQTNVHPATGPHQGIVVSSSAPPPPPPPPPPPPSQTNVHPATGPHQGIVVSSSAPPPPPPPPPPPPSQANVHPATAHQTIPPLPPPSQTISSITRVRTEVVKYFFQLFG, via the coding sequence ATGCATCAGGGTATCGTGGTTTCTTCTTCTGCTCCTATTCCTctcccacctccacctccacctccaccaccaccatctcAGACAAATGTGCACCCAGCTACAGGTCCTCATCAGGGTATCGTGGTTTCTTCTTctgctccacctccacctccacctccacctccaccaccaccatctcAGACAAATGTGCACCCTGCTACAGGTCCTCATCAGGGTATCGTGGTTTCTTCTTctgctccaccaccacctccacctccacctccacctccaccatctcaGGCGAATGTGCACCCTGCTACAGCTCATCAGACTATTCCACCCCTACCACCACCATCTCAGACCATCAGCTCCATCACCCGGGTCCGCACGGAAGTTGTGAAATACTTCTTTCAATTATTTGGGTGA